Proteins from one Marinobacter alexandrii genomic window:
- a CDS encoding DUF2723 domain-containing protein codes for MKINAINRKGIYFIIGFALQLVALLMMALDPEPHGFGMLTLGVGSIVLMTGILLPVFGMVSIRSMDEWPAYFKKEPLQNAGLLIVFFTSFITYLLTLEPTASLWDCSEMIAAAYKLQVPHTPGTPLTLLMGRLFSMLALGDVTRVAWYVNLMSAFFSAGAVGFTFLISWYLGGKLFKNQRVLFAGSFGGALCLAFSDSFWFSAVEAETYGPSIFCMMLLIWLSKEGSKLSETDQQKRIKLLSYLTGLSYCVHPMCILVLPVCFLIWRGNMSFNWKSIAISFGLGVASILIISKVVAVDLFEWIFRLDLLLVNNWYFPFYSGLFLLALLVASITFIVWNKFPVSRIVVTSAMLVIAGFTPYIMLFVRSAQHPPINEFSPSNLAKIKPYMNRESYPSRPLLYGPYFDAQIDEVSPKAKSYIVNEGRYEEVGEISTYHYQDDRMTILPRIYSNDHNHMETYRKWTNLSVGEKPRFGDNLTFMWKYQLGHMYGRYMMWNFAGRSSDVQHAEWLTPWKGLANRSAIDYNRANNQYFMIPILLGLLGFIIQSKKDRNGFMTQLSFFLITGVLLVMYLNGTPNEPRERDYIYVGSYVAFSIWIGLGIMSLSHIVKNKKVVYLSAFIAFCVPAWMFYQNLDDHNRSNRTFQIDHARNVLNSCDEGAVLFTGADNDTFPLWYLQEVEDFRTDVRVMVLSYFNADWYINQLSRAYYDSPPFNLTLKYNENQYGPYEPLYIREVMNSPISWGKYMDALKADNPQLKVKNASGDYYHFLPSKQISLTTSKGPIDFSVKANYLAKNELAILDLLYSNGWDRPIYFNYTSMNSINIDIQPYLSQEGMIYKWTPHRSSSEGTQMNLEKSYENLVKNADYSNLANEDIYFNQEDYEARMIAPIKFAFNQLIRSYLEQDNRRRAEELANFAYQKLYFEHLKPSYADVQLGHVFLLLKREKESEELINRVFLYYYDRLSLQLASAEAISRNDLLVLQESAPLLRDTNLIQKYQKLVSKLSN; via the coding sequence ATGAAAATCAATGCAATCAATCGGAAAGGAATTTATTTCATAATTGGGTTTGCACTACAACTCGTAGCGCTACTTATGATGGCTCTTGATCCTGAACCTCACGGTTTTGGTATGCTCACTTTAGGAGTTGGGTCGATCGTGCTTATGACGGGTATCCTGCTTCCTGTATTTGGAATGGTGAGTATTCGATCAATGGACGAATGGCCTGCGTATTTTAAAAAAGAACCATTACAGAACGCTGGATTGCTAATAGTTTTTTTTACATCTTTCATTACCTATTTGCTGACTTTGGAGCCTACAGCTTCTCTATGGGATTGCTCTGAGATGATAGCCGCGGCTTACAAATTACAAGTACCACACACCCCAGGAACCCCACTGACTTTGCTGATGGGTAGGTTGTTTTCCATGTTGGCTTTAGGTGATGTCACTCGAGTTGCCTGGTATGTTAATCTCATGTCCGCTTTTTTCTCCGCTGGAGCAGTCGGATTCACTTTTTTAATCAGCTGGTATTTGGGTGGCAAACTGTTTAAAAATCAAAGGGTGTTATTTGCTGGGAGCTTTGGAGGTGCATTGTGCTTAGCTTTCTCAGATTCATTTTGGTTTTCAGCAGTAGAGGCGGAAACCTATGGTCCATCGATCTTCTGTATGATGTTACTCATATGGCTTTCTAAAGAGGGAAGCAAACTCAGTGAAACAGATCAGCAAAAAAGGATAAAACTTCTCTCTTATCTCACAGGTTTATCTTATTGTGTGCACCCCATGTGTATTCTTGTGTTGCCCGTTTGTTTTTTAATCTGGCGAGGCAATATGAGTTTCAATTGGAAATCTATTGCTATCTCATTTGGTTTAGGGGTAGCCTCTATTCTAATAATCAGCAAAGTTGTCGCTGTAGATCTTTTTGAGTGGATTTTTAGACTAGATCTATTGCTGGTAAACAATTGGTACTTCCCTTTTTATTCGGGATTATTTCTCCTGGCTTTGCTGGTGGCGTCAATCACCTTTATAGTCTGGAATAAGTTTCCTGTATCAAGAATTGTCGTAACATCTGCTATGCTTGTGATTGCAGGATTTACTCCTTATATCATGCTCTTTGTTCGATCCGCACAGCATCCTCCAATCAATGAATTCAGCCCGAGTAACTTAGCTAAGATTAAACCTTATATGAATAGGGAGTCATATCCTAGCCGCCCTTTGCTATATGGGCCCTATTTTGATGCGCAAATAGATGAAGTCTCACCAAAAGCAAAATCCTATATCGTCAATGAGGGACGATACGAGGAAGTTGGAGAAATTTCAACATATCATTATCAAGATGATCGAATGACTATCCTTCCCAGGATATACAGTAATGACCACAATCATATGGAAACCTATCGCAAATGGACCAATTTGTCAGTAGGTGAGAAGCCACGTTTTGGAGATAATCTCACTTTTATGTGGAAATATCAGCTGGGGCATATGTATGGTAGGTACATGATGTGGAATTTTGCCGGGCGGTCAAGTGATGTGCAACATGCAGAGTGGTTGACTCCCTGGAAAGGGTTGGCGAATAGATCAGCGATTGATTATAATAGAGCCAATAATCAATACTTTATGATACCGATCTTATTGGGATTGCTAGGCTTCATCATCCAGTCAAAGAAGGATCGAAACGGGTTTATGACTCAATTGTCATTCTTCCTGATTACTGGTGTTCTTTTGGTCATGTACTTAAATGGCACACCTAATGAGCCACGAGAGAGGGACTATATCTATGTGGGATCGTACGTGGCTTTTAGTATTTGGATAGGGCTTGGCATTATGAGTCTGTCTCACATTGTCAAAAATAAGAAAGTAGTTTACTTGTCAGCGTTCATTGCTTTTTGCGTACCAGCTTGGATGTTTTATCAGAATTTGGATGATCATAATCGATCCAATAGAACATTTCAAATTGACCATGCAAGAAATGTATTGAACAGCTGTGATGAAGGAGCGGTGTTATTTACAGGAGCGGATAATGATACCTTTCCACTTTGGTACTTGCAAGAAGTGGAGGATTTTCGTACAGATGTACGCGTTATGGTCTTAAGCTATTTCAATGCGGATTGGTACATTAATCAACTGAGTAGAGCATACTATGATTCGCCACCATTTAACCTGACTCTCAAGTACAACGAAAACCAATACGGTCCATACGAACCACTTTACATTCGCGAAGTAATGAATTCACCAATATCGTGGGGTAAGTATATGGACGCCTTGAAAGCTGACAATCCTCAATTAAAAGTTAAGAATGCCTCAGGAGATTATTATCATTTTTTGCCTTCAAAGCAGATTAGTCTCACCACATCCAAAGGGCCCATTGATTTTAGCGTGAAAGCGAACTATCTAGCTAAAAACGAGCTAGCAATCTTAGATCTGCTGTATTCGAATGGATGGGATAGGCCTATTTATTTCAACTATACTTCGATGAATAGTATTAATATAGACATACAACCTTACTTGAGTCAGGAGGGCATGATCTATAAATGGACACCTCATCGTTCCAGCTCGGAAGGAACTCAAATGAATCTGGAGAAATCTTACGAAAACTTAGTGAAGAATGCTGACTATTCTAATCTCGCGAATGAAGATATTTATTTTAATCAAGAAGATTATGAGGCACGGATGATCGCTCCGATCAAGTTTGCCTTTAATCAATTAATCAGAAGCTATCTTGAGCAAGACAATAGGAGGAGAGCAGAAGAGCTTGCGAATTTTGCCTATCAAAAACTATATTTTGAGCATTTGAAACCTTCATATGCAGACGTTCAGTTGGGGCATGTCTTTTTATTATTGAAAAGAGAAAAAGAATCAGAAGAACTTATCAACCGTGTTTTTTTATATTATTACGATCGATTGAGTCTACAGTTAGCCAGTGCTGAGGCCATTTCCAGAAACGACTTACTTGTCTTACAAGAGTCTGCTCCCTTGCTAAGGGATACCAATCTGATACAGAAGTATCAGAAACTGGTAAGCAAGTTGAGCAATTGA
- a CDS encoding helix-turn-helix transcriptional regulator yields MEPSLNTWTIIFLIAATQGVFLSVMLFFRKSGANKILGGLILGFSLCLLFYVAYWTGYFRLLPWRVSAIQGLTFMFGPLAYFYLRSDRKKLFFNYWHFLPFVLYTVYFASDVPPRIIPRHFLAIIQVSHLLIYSSILFYWLSRNKGYSNGALKRYTWQNKVAWAFMSYSLSFLLYYVLVWTGLLKVEYDYVISLASSFFIYFIGYHGFQKQEVLKMNEGRNYDKSSLSPSASHSIMKKLKALMEDEKPYLKNSLRLNDIADQLQILPHHISQVINEIEEKNFSDYINKYRIEEAKKLLIESNYKVLHVAFDSGFNNKASFNNAFKKTTGVTPSKYRESSMEHYSNE; encoded by the coding sequence ATGGAACCATCACTGAATACCTGGACCATTATCTTCTTGATAGCTGCTACACAAGGCGTATTTCTCAGTGTCATGCTATTCTTTAGGAAGTCAGGTGCAAACAAGATACTGGGTGGATTAATCTTGGGATTTAGTCTTTGCCTTCTATTCTATGTTGCTTACTGGACCGGGTATTTCAGATTACTCCCCTGGCGCGTCTCGGCTATTCAAGGTCTAACTTTTATGTTTGGGCCACTCGCTTATTTCTATTTACGTTCGGATCGAAAAAAGCTTTTCTTTAATTACTGGCACTTTCTCCCTTTTGTTTTATACACAGTATACTTTGCCTCAGATGTACCACCTCGAATTATTCCAAGGCACTTCTTAGCAATAATTCAAGTTTCTCATCTTTTGATCTATTCAAGCATACTCTTTTATTGGCTCTCTCGAAACAAAGGGTATAGCAATGGTGCATTGAAGAGATATACATGGCAAAACAAAGTAGCGTGGGCATTCATGAGCTATTCTCTTAGTTTTCTACTTTATTATGTACTCGTCTGGACTGGACTTTTAAAGGTCGAGTATGATTATGTGATTTCTTTAGCATCCTCTTTCTTCATTTACTTTATTGGGTACCATGGCTTTCAAAAACAAGAAGTATTAAAAATGAATGAGGGTAGAAACTATGACAAGTCCTCCCTAAGTCCATCTGCAAGTCATTCTATTATGAAAAAACTGAAAGCATTGATGGAAGACGAAAAGCCCTACTTAAAAAACTCTCTTAGATTAAATGACATTGCAGATCAACTGCAGATACTTCCACACCATATATCTCAGGTCATTAATGAAATAGAGGAAAAAAACTTTTCAGACTATATAAACAAGTACAGGATTGAAGAGGCAAAAAAACTCCTAATTGAATCTAACTATAAAGTCCTTCATGTGGCATTCGATTCAGGCTTCAATAATAAAGCTTCCTTCAATAATGCTTTCAAGAAAACAACCGGTGTAACCCCAAGTAAGTACCGTGAATCCTCTATGGAGCATTACTCAAATGAGTAA
- a CDS encoding winged helix-turn-helix domain-containing protein: protein MKKRLLFGCIILSLLVCAQIYWFSKAYHANASEFDHTVSVALYNVADTMSEQASVEKVSSNYFYVTTNSSFSSKTIDTLIQKEFSARNLSLDYEIGVYNAKDDSLVHGKYVKADLPAQIKNDYQESDEVIKNFAVLFPTRKSFLVSQMDVWVLVTLVLVLIFSSYFPSFFSSKNSTQIRLGKTCLDFHNQQLKVNDLSYRLTYKENKILQLFFENPNEVIEREVFLERVWQRDGFFTARSMDVFISKIRKYLSNDQSIKIENLRSIGYRLHVSRRKK, encoded by the coding sequence TTGAAAAAGCGACTATTATTCGGGTGTATTATTCTCAGTTTATTAGTGTGTGCTCAGATATATTGGTTTTCAAAAGCATATCACGCGAATGCTTCTGAGTTTGACCACACGGTATCCGTAGCACTCTACAATGTAGCTGATACCATGTCAGAGCAGGCTAGTGTCGAGAAAGTCTCGTCTAATTACTTTTATGTGACTACTAATAGTTCATTTTCTAGCAAGACGATTGACACCTTAATCCAAAAGGAATTTTCTGCTCGAAATCTATCTCTTGACTATGAGATAGGGGTGTATAATGCCAAAGATGATTCGTTAGTTCACGGTAAATATGTAAAAGCAGACCTTCCTGCACAGATCAAAAACGATTATCAAGAATCAGATGAAGTCATTAAAAATTTCGCCGTGTTGTTCCCAACTCGGAAAAGTTTCTTGGTGAGTCAAATGGATGTTTGGGTTCTGGTTACACTCGTACTTGTTCTTATCTTTTCATCTTATTTTCCATCTTTTTTCTCTTCAAAAAATAGTACTCAAATTCGATTAGGTAAAACTTGTCTGGACTTTCATAATCAACAGTTAAAAGTGAACGACCTCTCCTATCGACTTACTTATAAGGAAAATAAAATTCTCCAGTTGTTTTTTGAGAATCCTAATGAGGTAATTGAACGAGAAGTTTTTTTGGAGCGTGTATGGCAAAGAGATGGCTTTTTTACAGCTCGAAGTATGGACGTCTTCATATCAAAAATCAGAAAATATCTAAGCAATGACCAATCTATCAAGATTGAGAATCTTCGATCTATAGGATATCGTCTGCATGTATCACGTCGAAAAAAGTAG